GCAACACGGTGCCGGGTCCGGTGATCCGGGTCCGCGAGGGCGACCTGGTGAAGGTGACGATCGTCAATGAGAGCAACATGCCGCACTCGATCGATTTTCACAGTGCGCGCATCCCGATGAACGAGGCATTCAAGACGATCGGCCCCAACGAGGAGCTGACGTTCGAGTTCACGGCCGGCGACCCGGGCGCCTACATGGTCCACTGCGGCACACCGCCCGTGCTGATGCACATCATGCAGGGGATGTATCTGCCGATCATCGTGGACCCGAAGGATGGCTGGGGCACGGAGGCGGACAAGGAGTTCGTGCTGGTGCAGAGCGAGTTCTACGCACAGCCGGGCAATGGCGATGCGATGCAGCCGGACTACCAGGCAGCGCTGGACAAGGATGCGAGCTACGTGGTGTTCAACGGCAAGGCGAACCAGTACAGCGCGAACCCGCTGGAGGTAGCCGAGGGTGATCGTGTCCGGTTCTTCGTGGTGAACGCCGGGCCGAGCCTGCGGAGCGACTTCCACATCGTCGGTGCGATCTTCGACCGGGTCTACCCGGACGGCAATCCGAAGAACGTGCTGGAGAGCGTGCAGACGTACACGGTTCCTGCGGGCGGCGGCGCAGTGTTCGAGACGGTGTTCGAGGCGGGCGCGAGCGGTGA
The Longimicrobiales bacterium DNA segment above includes these coding regions:
- a CDS encoding multicopper oxidase domain-containing protein, producing MRNTRIYTGLVAGVAVLAAAGLGFANRAAAPAVERVDFGVTTTATTPVFDASVAAPSKATVREFRIPMTHRTIEIAPGVKYDGWTFGNTVPGPVIRVREGDLVKVTIVNESNMPHSIDFHSARIPMNEAFKTIGPNEELTFEFTAGDPGAYMVHCGTPPVLMHIMQGMYLPIIVDPKDGWGTEADKEFVLVQSEFYAQPGNGDAMQPDYQAALDKDASYVVFNGKANQYSANPLEVAEGDRVRFFVVNAGPSLRSDFHIVGAIFDRVYPDGNPKNVLESVQTYTVPAGGGAVFETVFEAGASGEGIYAFVTHAFADASKGAVGNIKVGNAVMAAGMGH